A window of Xylophilus sp. GW821-FHT01B05 contains these coding sequences:
- a CDS encoding CYTH and CHAD domain-containing protein, which yields MEFEFKFQIPPERLAAVEAALRRGAVQRLHLQARYFDTADGALAAHNMVLRLRKEGRRWVQTAKAPGEGPLQRLEHEVDLGAAAGATPDLGRHQGTPVGARLEQVLGAEPVLVETYGTDIWRQRRLVRVGRSVVELALDVGQVNAPAVGGGRRVSPVCELELELVQGDAQALADLAQRWSQRHGLWLSTLSKAERGERLCAGVATVPAVKASAPVFAPQPSGRAIQQAVVTACLAQILPGASEVAAGSTDAEQLHQLRIGIRRLRTALRALDALAPGLDPAWQAPLAQAFDVLGAQRDREQALAVVQPQLLAAGGPPVAWQATDAGAQPPGEAVRAPAFQAVLIALVGFAAADAAAPGLEASAARRTLRRQLRALQAQVLEDAPRFATLALDAQHRVRRRLKRLRYLAEFAAPLLGADKAAARYLEALRPAQDLLGQYHDEAVACALYRAASAADARAWFAVGWLSARQPVQARACGKALGRIADASPFWKKRG from the coding sequence ATGGAGTTCGAGTTCAAGTTTCAGATCCCGCCTGAGCGCCTGGCGGCGGTAGAGGCCGCGCTGCGCCGTGGCGCGGTGCAGCGTCTGCACCTGCAGGCGCGCTATTTCGACACGGCTGATGGCGCGCTGGCCGCCCACAACATGGTGCTGCGCCTGCGCAAGGAAGGGCGGCGCTGGGTGCAGACCGCCAAGGCGCCCGGCGAGGGGCCGCTGCAGCGGCTGGAGCACGAGGTAGACCTGGGCGCCGCAGCCGGTGCCACGCCCGATCTGGGCCGGCACCAGGGCACGCCGGTGGGCGCGCGGCTGGAACAGGTGCTGGGCGCCGAGCCGGTGCTGGTGGAGACCTATGGCACCGACATCTGGCGCCAGCGCCGCCTGGTGCGGGTGGGGCGCAGCGTGGTCGAGCTGGCGCTGGATGTGGGCCAGGTCAACGCGCCTGCTGTGGGCGGTGGCCGGCGCGTGTCGCCCGTGTGTGAGTTGGAGCTGGAACTGGTGCAGGGCGACGCGCAGGCGCTGGCCGATCTGGCGCAGCGCTGGTCGCAGCGGCACGGCCTGTGGCTCAGCACCCTGTCCAAGGCCGAGCGCGGCGAGCGCCTGTGCGCCGGCGTGGCCACGGTGCCAGCGGTGAAGGCCAGTGCGCCCGTCTTCGCGCCCCAGCCCTCGGGCCGCGCCATTCAACAAGCGGTGGTGACGGCTTGCCTGGCGCAGATACTGCCCGGCGCAAGCGAGGTCGCGGCCGGCAGCACCGATGCCGAGCAGTTGCACCAGTTGCGCATTGGCATACGGCGCCTGCGCACTGCGCTGCGCGCGCTCGATGCCCTGGCGCCGGGCCTGGACCCGGCCTGGCAAGCACCGCTGGCGCAGGCCTTTGACGTGCTGGGCGCGCAGCGCGACCGCGAGCAGGCGCTGGCCGTGGTGCAGCCGCAGTTGCTGGCCGCGGGCGGCCCGCCGGTGGCATGGCAGGCGACGGATGCCGGCGCGCAGCCGCCGGGCGAGGCGGTGCGGGCGCCGGCGTTTCAGGCAGTGCTGATTGCGCTGGTCGGCTTTGCCGCGGCCGATGCCGCAGCGCCCGGGCTGGAGGCCAGCGCCGCGCGGCGCACGCTGCGCCGGCAACTGCGCGCGCTGCAGGCGCAGGTGCTGGAAGACGCGCCGCGCTTCGCAACGCTCGCGCTCGATGCGCAGCACCGCGTGCGCCGCCGGCTCAAGCGCCTGCGCTACCTGGCGGAATTTGCAGCGCCGCTGTTGGGCGCGGACAAGGCGGCGGCACGCTACCTGGAGGCGCTGCGGCCGGCGCAAGACCTGCTGGGCCAGTACCACGACGAGGCCGTGGCCTGCGCGCTGTACCGCGCCGCCAGCGCGGCCGATGCCCGCGCCTGGTTTGCCGTGGGCTGGCTCAGCGCACGCCAGCCAGTGCAGGCACGCGCCTGCGGCAAGGCACTGGGCCGCATCGCCGATGCAAGCCCCTTCTGGAAAAAGCGCGGCTGA
- a CDS encoding metallophosphoesterase: MPIKPLVFLTTLLHCYIALRLVPALAPLMPAGPLLALWLLVSAVALPLPFVRRQRAVPLHKGWQWLGLLAMGWFSSLLLLTLVRDLALLGAWAVGATSAGWALWSAVAAVLGATAASLLGVWNARRTARVRRIDIALPQLPAALQGFAIVQLSDLHVGPTIRRAYIERIVRKVNALQADAVVITGDLVDGSVPELREHIAPLAGLRARHGSFAVTGNHDYYAGANAWIAEWRRLGLRVLLNEHVLLRPTPKSPDADALLLAGITDFHAAHFEPTQASDPQRALAGAPAAATARVLLAHQPRSAAAAAEAGFQLQLSGHTHGGQFWPWNLLVPLQQPFVAGLHRLQGMWIYVSRGTGYWGPPKRLGAPSEITLIRLVRQGGSATAF; encoded by the coding sequence ATGCCGATCAAACCCCTGGTTTTTCTGACCACCCTGCTGCACTGCTACATAGCGCTGCGGCTGGTGCCCGCGCTGGCGCCGCTGATGCCCGCCGGGCCCTTGCTGGCGCTGTGGCTGCTGGTGTCGGCCGTGGCCTTGCCCCTGCCTTTTGTGCGGCGGCAGCGCGCGGTGCCGCTGCACAAGGGCTGGCAGTGGCTGGGCCTGCTGGCCATGGGCTGGTTCTCGTCGCTGCTGCTGTTGACGCTGGTGCGCGATCTGGCCTTGCTGGGCGCCTGGGCCGTTGGTGCGACCAGCGCCGGCTGGGCCTTGTGGAGCGCCGTGGCGGCCGTGCTGGGCGCCACCGCCGCATCCCTGCTGGGCGTGTGGAACGCACGGCGCACGGCGCGGGTGCGGCGCATCGACATTGCGCTGCCGCAGCTGCCGGCGGCGCTGCAGGGCTTTGCCATCGTGCAGCTGAGCGACCTGCACGTGGGCCCGACCATACGGCGCGCCTATATCGAGCGCATCGTGCGCAAGGTCAACGCGCTGCAGGCCGATGCGGTGGTGATCACCGGCGACCTGGTGGACGGCAGCGTGCCCGAGCTGCGCGAGCACATCGCGCCACTGGCCGGCCTGCGCGCACGCCACGGCAGCTTTGCCGTCACCGGCAACCACGACTACTACGCCGGCGCCAATGCCTGGATTGCCGAGTGGCGCCGGCTGGGCCTGCGGGTGCTGCTGAATGAGCACGTGCTGCTGCGGCCCACGCCCAAGAGCCCTGACGCCGACGCGCTGCTGCTGGCCGGCATCACGGATTTCCATGCGGCGCATTTCGAGCCCACGCAGGCCAGCGACCCGCAACGCGCGCTGGCCGGCGCGCCCGCTGCCGCCACGGCGCGGGTGCTGCTGGCGCACCAGCCGCGCAGTGCAGCGGCGGCGGCCGAGGCCGGCTTTCAGCTGCAGTTGTCGGGCCACACGCACGGCGGGCAGTTCTGGCCGTGGAACCTGCTGGTGCCGCTGCAGCAGCCCTTCGTCGCCGGTTTGCACCGGCTGCAGGGCATGTGGATTTATGTCAGCCGCGGCACCGGCTACTGGGGGCCGCCCAAGCGGCTGGGCGCGCCGTCGGAGATCACGCTGATACGGCTGGTGCGGCAGGGCGGATCGGCCACAGCCTTCTGA
- a CDS encoding LysR family transcriptional regulator produces the protein MKIENTADLQLLLHTARTGSLSAAARALGSSPAAASAALKRLERQLGARLFERSTRALRPTAAGQTLLGYAERALELLAEAESLVSAEHGALLGTVRLAAPSDLARNLVLPWLDDFLALHPGVQLALSVSDRVLDVVRDEVDVALRFGVLADSRLVARPLAMTNRLVCAAPAYLARHAAPQTPQDLLQHNCLTYQVARGRFDRWRFLPRAAGAWQEAQALEVRVRGDRTADDAAIVHQWAVAGHGVLCKSRLDVAADLRSGRLLELLPDWQTEPYPLNAVLPSGRFVPARVRAVVDFLAERFAAG, from the coding sequence ATGAAAATTGAAAATACCGCCGACCTGCAACTGCTGCTGCACACCGCCCGCACCGGCTCCCTGAGCGCTGCCGCGCGGGCGCTGGGCAGCAGCCCGGCGGCGGCCAGCGCGGCGCTGAAGCGGCTGGAGCGGCAATTGGGCGCGCGCCTGTTCGAGCGCTCCACCCGCGCGCTGCGGCCCACCGCCGCCGGCCAGACCCTGCTCGGCTACGCCGAGCGCGCACTCGAGCTGCTGGCCGAGGCCGAGTCGCTGGTGTCGGCCGAGCACGGCGCTTTGCTGGGCACCGTGCGGCTGGCTGCGCCCTCTGACCTGGCGCGCAACCTGGTCTTGCCCTGGCTGGACGACTTTCTGGCGCTGCACCCGGGCGTGCAACTGGCGCTGTCTGTCAGCGACCGCGTGCTGGACGTGGTGCGCGACGAGGTCGATGTGGCGCTGCGCTTTGGCGTGCTGGCCGATTCCCGCCTGGTGGCGCGCCCGCTGGCCATGACCAACCGCCTGGTCTGCGCCGCCCCGGCCTACCTGGCGCGCCATGCCGCGCCGCAGACGCCGCAGGACTTGCTGCAGCACAACTGCCTGACCTACCAGGTGGCGCGCGGCCGCTTTGACCGCTGGCGCTTCTTGCCGCGCGCGGCCGGTGCCTGGCAAGAGGCGCAGGCGCTGGAGGTACGCGTGCGCGGCGACCGCACCGCAGACGACGCCGCCATCGTCCACCAATGGGCCGTGGCCGGCCACGGCGTGCTGTGCAAGTCGCGCCTGGACGTGGCGGCGGATTTGCGCAGTGGCCGCCTGCTCGAGCTGCTGCCCGACTGGCAGACCGAGCCCTATCCGCTCAACGCCGTGCTGCCCAGCGGCCGCTTTGTGCCCGCGCGGGTGCGGGCGGTGGTGGATTTTTTGGCGGAACGGTTTGCGGCGGGGTAG
- a CDS encoding zinc-binding alcohol dehydrogenase family protein has product MKAVGYTQSLPADHADSLLDLELPAPQPGPHDLLVRVRAVSVNPVDTKVRRNSAPPAGQAKVLGWDAAGIVEGLGAEVRGFQLGDRVYYAGAIDRPGANAELHTVDARIAALAPKSLNEAQAAALPLTSITAYELLFDRLRVPKGGGAGQTLLVTGAAGGVGSILIQLARQLTQLRIVATASRPQTRQWCLDLGADLVIDHHQPLAPALHAAGVDAVDMVASLTHTPLYYPQLIELLRPQGQLALIDDMDALDAMPLKRKSLSLHWEMMFTRSLYGTPDQQRQGELLAEVAALVDAGRIRSTAQQVFGRINAADLRRAHAFIESGKAQGKVVLEGF; this is encoded by the coding sequence ATGAAAGCCGTCGGCTACACCCAATCCCTGCCCGCAGACCACGCGGATTCGCTGCTGGACCTGGAGCTGCCCGCGCCGCAGCCCGGCCCGCATGATTTGCTGGTGCGGGTGCGCGCGGTCTCCGTCAACCCGGTCGACACCAAGGTGCGCCGCAACAGCGCGCCGCCGGCTGGTCAGGCCAAGGTGCTGGGCTGGGACGCGGCCGGCATCGTCGAGGGCCTGGGCGCCGAGGTGCGCGGCTTCCAGTTGGGCGACCGCGTGTACTACGCCGGCGCCATCGACCGCCCCGGCGCCAATGCCGAGCTGCACACGGTGGATGCCCGCATCGCGGCGCTGGCCCCCAAGAGCCTGAACGAGGCCCAGGCCGCCGCCCTGCCGCTGACCAGCATCACCGCCTACGAGCTGCTGTTTGACCGCCTGCGCGTACCCAAAGGCGGCGGCGCCGGCCAGACGCTGCTGGTGACGGGCGCGGCGGGCGGTGTCGGCTCGATCCTGATCCAGCTGGCGCGCCAGCTCACGCAGTTGCGCATCGTGGCCACGGCCTCGCGGCCGCAAACCCGGCAGTGGTGCCTGGACCTGGGCGCCGACCTGGTGATAGACCACCATCAGCCGCTGGCGCCGGCGCTGCACGCGGCGGGGGTTGACGCAGTGGACATGGTGGCCAGCCTCACGCACACCCCGCTTTACTACCCGCAACTGATCGAGCTGCTGCGCCCGCAAGGCCAATTGGCGCTGATCGACGACATGGACGCGCTGGACGCCATGCCGCTGAAACGCAAGAGCCTGTCGCTGCACTGGGAAATGATGTTCACCCGCTCGCTCTACGGCACGCCCGACCAGCAGCGCCAGGGCGAGCTGCTGGCCGAGGTCGCCGCGCTGGTGGACGCGGGCCGCATTCGCAGCACGGCGCAGCAGGTGTTTGGCCGCATCAATGCGGCCGACCTGCGGCGCGCCCATGCCTTTATCGAGAGCGGCAAGGCGCAGGGCAAGGTGGTGCTGGAAGGCTTCTGA
- a CDS encoding methyl-accepting chemotaxis protein yields the protein MNLNDLKIGTRLGAGIVVAAGLIAVMVWLGAARMGEIKGHLDTATDDRLPKIILAKDIKDNLRVRAIVSRNVVLETDPAALQKLAERVSQVRAEYAALDKQLQGTLASAESKALLAKLETAVAALREPTDKVIALGTANQTAEANQLLTSVVAPLQDTAIAAADEMVRFQLARSDAAHQRANESYQSAITLLLALGAAAIALLAVFGWLLLRSITRPLNQAVDISRAVAVGDLSLHFEAEGRNETAQLLSALKTMQASLAGVVANVRQNAEGVATASAQIAQGNADLSSRTEEQASALEETAASMEQLGSTVRQNADNARQANQLAQNASSVAARGGDVVAQVVGTMKDINDSSRKITDIISVIDGIAFQTNILALNAAVEAARAGEQGRGFAVVASEVRSLAQRSADAAKQIKGLIADSVQRAEQGSALVDQAGSTMQEVVTAIRRVTDIMGEISAASAEQASGVAQVGEAVTQMDQATQQNAALVEESAAAAGSLKGQAQHLVDAVAVFKLAAGAHATPRAATPAPRPVAAPATPLRQPAPVVKKEPTLARPSAPAAQPQPQLATTAAGKGDDEWESF from the coding sequence ATGAATCTGAATGACCTGAAAATCGGCACCCGCCTGGGCGCCGGCATTGTTGTGGCTGCGGGGCTGATCGCCGTGATGGTGTGGCTGGGCGCAGCGCGCATGGGCGAGATCAAGGGCCACCTGGATACCGCCACCGATGACCGGCTGCCCAAGATCATCCTGGCCAAGGACATCAAGGACAACCTGCGCGTGCGCGCCATCGTGTCGCGCAACGTGGTGCTGGAAACCGACCCGGCCGCCCTCCAGAAGCTGGCCGAGCGCGTGAGCCAGGTGCGTGCCGAGTACGCCGCGCTGGACAAGCAACTGCAGGGCACGCTGGCCAGTGCAGAAAGCAAGGCCCTGCTTGCCAAGCTGGAGACCGCCGTGGCAGCGCTGCGCGAGCCGACCGACAAGGTGATAGCGCTGGGCACGGCCAACCAGACGGCCGAGGCCAACCAGTTGCTGACAAGCGTGGTGGCACCGCTGCAGGACACGGCCATCGCGGCTGCGGACGAGATGGTCCGCTTCCAACTGGCGCGCAGCGACGCGGCCCACCAGCGCGCCAACGAGTCCTATCAATCGGCCATCACGCTGCTGCTGGCGCTGGGCGCGGCCGCCATTGCGCTGCTGGCCGTGTTTGGCTGGCTGCTGCTGCGCTCGATCACGCGGCCGCTGAACCAGGCTGTGGATATCTCGCGCGCCGTGGCCGTGGGCGACCTGAGCCTGCACTTCGAGGCCGAGGGCCGCAACGAAACCGCGCAACTGCTGTCGGCGCTCAAGACCATGCAGGCCAGCCTGGCGGGCGTGGTCGCCAACGTGCGCCAGAACGCCGAAGGCGTGGCCACCGCCAGCGCCCAGATCGCACAAGGCAATGCCGACCTCTCCAGCCGCACCGAAGAGCAGGCCAGCGCGCTGGAAGAAACCGCCGCCTCCATGGAGCAACTGGGCTCCACCGTGCGGCAGAACGCCGACAACGCGCGCCAGGCCAACCAGCTGGCGCAGAACGCATCGAGCGTGGCCGCGCGCGGCGGCGACGTGGTGGCCCAGGTGGTGGGCACCATGAAGGACATCAACGACAGCTCGCGCAAGATCACCGACATCATCAGCGTGATCGACGGCATCGCCTTCCAGACCAATATCCTGGCGCTCAACGCCGCAGTAGAAGCCGCGCGCGCCGGCGAACAAGGCCGCGGCTTTGCCGTGGTGGCCAGCGAAGTGCGCAGCCTGGCCCAGCGCAGCGCCGATGCCGCCAAGCAGATCAAGGGCCTGATCGCCGACAGCGTGCAGCGGGCCGAGCAGGGCAGCGCGCTGGTCGACCAGGCCGGCAGCACCATGCAGGAAGTGGTCACCGCCATCCGCCGCGTGACCGACATCATGGGCGAGATCAGCGCCGCCAGCGCCGAGCAGGCATCCGGCGTGGCCCAGGTGGGCGAAGCCGTCACGCAGATGGACCAGGCCACGCAGCAAAACGCCGCGCTGGTCGAAGAAAGCGCCGCCGCCGCAGGCAGCCTGAAGGGCCAGGCGCAGCACCTGGTGGACGCGGTGGCGGTGTTCAAGCTGGCCGCCGGCGCGCATGCCACGCCACGCGCGGCAACGCCAGCGCCGCGCCCAGTGGCCGCGCCCGCCACCCCACTGCGCCAGCCCGCACCGGTTGTGAAGAAAGAACCGACGCTGGCCCGCCCCAGCGCCCCCGCAGCGCAACCGCAGCCGCAGTTGGCCACCACGGCCGCCGGCAAGGGCGACGATGAGTGGGAAAGCTTCTAA
- a CDS encoding cation diffusion facilitator family transporter: MNFQHDAPDDSRFTPEDRARAARRSTWVSVAVNIVLTTVQITVGVFSKSQGLIADGIHSLSDLVSDFVVLFAGRHSRRGADAGHPYGHQRFETAATLVLGAILLAVGGGMLWSAVGKLEDPQSIPRVHGVALWVAAIALVTKEGLFRYMLAVAQRVRSTMLVANAWHARSDAASSLVVGLGIVGNLMGYPLLDPIAALVVGVMVAKMGWTFGWGALQDLVDRAAESDEVQAIERTLAATPGVEGVHDVRTRRLGDMLAVDAHIEVNATITVEAGHDIAVRARQRVLEQHPVLSLMVHVDPRNRPDLDHAPAQNAAG; this comes from the coding sequence ATGAACTTCCAGCACGACGCCCCGGACGACAGCCGCTTCACCCCTGAGGACCGCGCCCGCGCCGCCCGGCGCAGCACCTGGGTCAGCGTGGCGGTCAACATCGTGCTGACCACGGTGCAGATCACGGTCGGCGTGTTCTCCAAATCGCAGGGCCTGATCGCCGACGGCATCCACTCGCTGTCAGACTTGGTGTCGGACTTTGTCGTGCTGTTTGCCGGCCGCCACAGCCGGCGTGGCGCCGACGCCGGCCACCCCTACGGCCACCAGCGCTTCGAGACCGCCGCCACCCTGGTGCTGGGCGCCATCCTGCTGGCCGTGGGCGGCGGCATGCTGTGGTCGGCCGTGGGCAAGCTGGAAGACCCGCAAAGCATCCCGCGCGTGCACGGCGTGGCGCTGTGGGTGGCCGCCATTGCGCTGGTCACCAAAGAGGGCCTGTTTCGCTACATGCTGGCCGTGGCGCAGCGCGTGCGCTCCACCATGCTGGTGGCCAATGCCTGGCATGCGCGCTCGGATGCGGCCTCGTCGCTGGTGGTGGGCCTGGGCATCGTCGGCAACCTCATGGGCTACCCGCTGCTGGACCCGATCGCCGCGCTGGTGGTGGGCGTGATGGTGGCCAAGATGGGCTGGACTTTTGGCTGGGGCGCGCTGCAAGACCTGGTCGACCGCGCCGCTGAAAGCGACGAGGTGCAGGCCATCGAACGCACCCTGGCCGCCACCCCCGGCGTGGAAGGCGTGCACGACGTGCGCACCCGCCGCCTGGGCGACATGCTGGCGGTGGATGCCCACATCGAGGTCAACGCCACCATCACGGTGGAAGCCGGCCACGACATCGCCGTGCGCGCCCGCCAGCGCGTGCTGGAGCAGCACCCGGTGCTGAGCCTGATGGTGCACGTGGACCCGCGCAACCGGCCGGACCTGGACCACGCGCCGGCGCAAAACGCCGCAGGCTAG
- a CDS encoding cupin domain-containing protein: protein MNTPAATDAQASRVTVTPAGSQASAKGPEQYFTGVVRIDAPFQRTEPARIGGATVTFEPGARTAWHTHPLGQTLIVTAGAGWVQEWGGALQPIRPGDVVWIAPLVKHWHGATRTTAMTHIAMAEAQDGKVVDWLEQVSDEQYAA from the coding sequence ATGAACACTCCCGCAGCAACAGACGCCCAGGCATCCCGGGTGACGGTAACGCCGGCCGGCTCGCAGGCCAGCGCCAAGGGGCCTGAGCAGTACTTCACTGGCGTGGTGCGCATAGACGCGCCCTTCCAGCGCACCGAGCCCGCGCGCATCGGCGGCGCCACCGTCACCTTCGAGCCGGGTGCGCGCACCGCCTGGCACACCCATCCGCTGGGGCAGACGCTGATCGTCACGGCCGGCGCTGGCTGGGTGCAGGAATGGGGCGGCGCGCTGCAGCCGATCCGGCCGGGCGACGTGGTGTGGATTGCGCCGCTGGTCAAGCACTGGCACGGCGCCACGCGCACCACGGCCATGACGCACATCGCCATGGCCGAGGCACAGGACGGCAAGGTGGTCGACTGGCTGGAGCAGGTCAGCGACGAGCAGTACGCCGCTTAA
- a CDS encoding TetR/AcrR family transcriptional regulator: MYLGMMIPNCQRIFQMSGKPQYDEGAVIDAAVDAFWRHGYAATTINVLTEATGLSRSSLYQRFQDKDGLFEVVLATYTERVIRRITSFEGGSARGRLEALLRGLLPVRPRRPPGCLLARSCAELIDLPPAGQKAAIWGMGQQHRLLESLLQEAIAVGELPTGADAAALAWHFLGVMQAILNFPQAGASRSELDRMIAVAMLAWPAGDVAQTIQQPAPTPALPQRGRE, encoded by the coding sequence ATGTATCTTGGAATGATGATTCCAAATTGTCAAAGGATTTTTCAGATGAGCGGAAAACCGCAATACGACGAAGGTGCCGTCATTGACGCAGCCGTGGATGCCTTCTGGCGTCACGGATACGCGGCTACAACGATCAACGTGTTGACAGAGGCGACGGGGCTATCGCGTTCAAGCCTCTACCAACGCTTCCAGGACAAGGATGGCCTGTTCGAGGTCGTGCTTGCAACTTATACGGAGCGGGTGATACGCCGGATCACGTCGTTCGAGGGCGGCAGTGCGCGTGGGCGGCTCGAGGCGCTGCTACGGGGGCTGCTTCCAGTGCGGCCCCGCCGGCCCCCGGGGTGCCTGCTCGCAAGAAGCTGTGCCGAGCTGATCGATCTGCCGCCGGCAGGACAGAAGGCGGCAATCTGGGGGATGGGCCAGCAGCACCGTTTGCTCGAAAGCCTGCTTCAGGAAGCCATTGCCGTGGGCGAACTACCCACTGGTGCAGATGCCGCCGCGCTGGCGTGGCACTTTCTTGGGGTGATGCAAGCGATCCTGAATTTTCCGCAGGCCGGTGCTAGCAGGAGCGAATTGGACCGGATGATCGCCGTTGCGATGTTGGCGTGGCCGGCGGGCGATGTTGCGCAAACCATCCAACAGCCGGCCCCCACCCCAGCCCTCCCCCAGCGGGGGAGGGAGTAA
- a CDS encoding NmrA family NAD(P)-binding protein, giving the protein MPNPSNSDVKPRIAIAGATGRVGATLTALLADDPIDLVLLTRQSSAARLPQGVATLKVDFKRVDTLEGALRGVDRLFIAHGTSLEQVANEIALIDAAVAAGVRHIVKLSAFGPATRLLPLAWHMQIEAHLAQQPIASTALRPTTFNDVLKRVGPHIAAGSWAGAAGNGRVNFIDTRDVADVARIALLEEVEPKSQRAYHLSGPRAWTMQQVAAELARLLGHPVAYADRLPAEQRESLLGAGFSPLVADLLVGLDQMFRQSTIAETTSTVEELTGKAPRSLTEWLTENLGVFQSR; this is encoded by the coding sequence ATGCCCAACCCCTCCAATTCCGATGTGAAACCCAGGATCGCCATCGCGGGCGCAACCGGGCGCGTTGGCGCGACATTGACGGCATTGCTCGCCGACGATCCGATTGACCTCGTCCTGCTGACGCGCCAATCCAGCGCAGCGCGACTGCCGCAAGGGGTTGCCACGCTAAAAGTTGACTTCAAACGCGTCGACACGCTTGAGGGGGCGCTGCGCGGCGTCGACCGGCTTTTCATTGCGCATGGCACCTCCCTGGAGCAGGTCGCCAACGAGATCGCATTGATCGATGCAGCCGTTGCAGCAGGCGTTCGCCACATCGTCAAGCTGTCTGCCTTCGGTCCCGCGACCCGACTTCTTCCCCTTGCCTGGCACATGCAGATCGAGGCGCACCTGGCGCAGCAGCCCATCGCCTCTACGGCGCTGCGGCCAACGACGTTCAACGATGTGCTCAAACGCGTGGGGCCACACATCGCTGCCGGTTCGTGGGCTGGCGCAGCGGGGAATGGTCGGGTGAACTTCATCGATACCCGCGATGTTGCGGACGTAGCCCGCATCGCATTGCTCGAAGAGGTCGAGCCGAAATCGCAACGTGCCTACCACCTGTCTGGTCCACGCGCGTGGACCATGCAGCAGGTGGCAGCCGAGTTGGCCCGCCTGCTCGGGCATCCGGTTGCCTACGCCGACCGTTTGCCAGCCGAGCAACGAGAGTCCCTGCTTGGCGCCGGATTTTCTCCGTTGGTAGCCGATCTTTTGGTGGGACTCGACCAGATGTTCCGCCAGTCGACGATCGCTGAGACGACGTCAACAGTCGAAGAACTGACCGGGAAGGCCCCGCGCTCGTTGACGGAATGGTTGACCGAAAACCTGGGCGTATTTCAAAGCAGGTGA
- a CDS encoding DUF3297 family protein, with product MTDTIQTPPLPDHLSIDPRSPHHVAAVFEHDIGIRFNDKERMDVEEYCVSEGWIKVPAGKTLDRKGKPLLIKLKGKVEAFYR from the coding sequence ATGACCGACACCATCCAAACCCCGCCCCTGCCCGACCACCTGTCCATCGACCCGCGCAGCCCGCACCACGTCGCCGCCGTTTTTGAGCACGACATCGGCATCCGCTTCAACGACAAGGAGCGCATGGACGTCGAGGAATACTGCGTCAGCGAAGGCTGGATCAAGGTCCCCGCCGGCAAGACCCTGGACCGCAAGGGCAAGCCGCTGCTGATCAAGCTGAAGGGCAAGGTCGAGGCGTTTTATCGCTAG